A window of the Butyricimonas virosa genome harbors these coding sequences:
- a CDS encoding SusC/RagA family TonB-linked outer membrane protein has product MKVTVLLLLVCVLQSVAGAYSQTTKYDISMTSGKLENVFKLIEQKGEYTFLYSIEDIDQISSVNVNVKQADLKEVLDICLANTKLTYEISGHLVIIRAKDEKPEDKMVVIKGVVKDKKGEPLPGVTIVEKGTKVGVATGVDGKFTFTVAKHDGIILVFSFVGMKTREITWTGQKELNVIMEEESQDMDEVVVTGYMNVNRRDMVGSYTTLKADDVMMPAYSSIDQMLQGQVPGMIVMNTSTRVGTSPKIQIRGTSTLLGNQDPLWVVDGIIQEDPLEIDANSAMITDLETILGNQISWLNPQDIETITVLKDASATAIYGSKASNGVIVVTTKKGKADRLSINYSGNFSVGTRPNYGQFNLMNSKERIQLSEEAFNDGVFYLEEPYKQPYTYEGAMRMYLAGEISQDEFLDRKEQLEKVNTNWLKLLTRVAFSHSHNLSVSGGTSKFNYVASVGFNQADGQEIGNSSKRMSGRVSVGMQLHPKMRATVNINGSVTTNKGFANGVNPLGYATSTSRAIEAYDENGEYSFYRKKASYRYNTNTESLGYNILNEIANSGSTSETSHLAASLDFSWDITDWLKYQFTGGYNRSMNTSSVYRSERTFAVANEYRGYDFNTVEPGSPEFKAALLPFGGDLFTTDAVQDSYNIQNKLLISKTFNEDHRLNALIGIEVRSAKNESIGNTVWGYVPDRGEKIMKPTTIDKLEPIGAAKPTNLGIFDVLYSGRWNKTNKTDNFFSVFATLAYSLKNRYVLNVNVRNDASNRFGQDVNNRVDPTYSFGFSWRVSSEPFMENISRFIHNLNFKATYGIQGNALVKLSPELILKQGGVATTYNQYQATILRIPNPELSWERTRTWNFGLELGLFNAVNVNIDYYRRRSNAVVTQDLSYEFGVKSMEVNGGIIYNKGLEVVVNFTPVNRKNFGVSVSINSSKNWNTTGKPIENVTINNYLSGTSNMVLKKGYPLGAMWSFSYAGLNPEDGRPMFNLMDVPEEERDSKIDPTTFLVYSGQKDPYFTGGLNFGIRYKSLNLNSSFALLLGGKKRLPSPYANFTGGTKLPNPETNVNKDVAKRWKKPGDEKVTDIPALIKGLNYSFTRPDGQPQDYIAAWEQSDYMVVNASFLRCRQISLAWNVERRLCQKIGVNSISLNATVNNIFVIASKRFNGFDPEVDNSVMPRTFSAGINIGF; this is encoded by the coding sequence ATGAAAGTGACAGTGTTACTACTTTTGGTGTGTGTCCTGCAAAGTGTGGCAGGAGCGTATTCCCAGACAACGAAGTATGATATTTCGATGACAAGCGGGAAGTTGGAAAATGTGTTCAAGTTGATAGAACAGAAAGGCGAATATACCTTCTTGTATTCGATAGAAGATATAGATCAGATTTCTTCTGTCAATGTAAATGTGAAACAGGCAGATTTGAAAGAGGTTTTGGATATTTGCTTGGCAAATACCAAACTAACTTACGAGATTAGTGGCCATTTGGTTATTATCCGGGCGAAAGATGAAAAGCCGGAAGACAAAATGGTTGTGATTAAAGGCGTGGTGAAAGATAAAAAAGGAGAACCACTGCCGGGAGTGACGATAGTGGAAAAAGGTACTAAAGTTGGTGTGGCAACAGGTGTTGATGGTAAATTTACATTTACTGTAGCCAAACATGATGGAATTATTCTCGTGTTTTCATTTGTGGGGATGAAGACAAGAGAGATAACGTGGACCGGACAAAAAGAGTTGAATGTTATAATGGAGGAAGAGTCTCAAGATATGGATGAAGTGGTTGTTACGGGCTACATGAATGTCAATCGTCGAGATATGGTTGGTTCTTATACGACCTTGAAAGCCGATGATGTAATGATGCCTGCTTATTCTTCTATAGATCAGATGTTACAAGGACAAGTGCCGGGTATGATTGTGATGAATACGAGTACACGTGTAGGAACAAGTCCTAAAATACAAATTCGTGGAACATCTACATTGTTAGGTAATCAGGATCCATTATGGGTGGTTGATGGTATCATTCAAGAAGATCCTTTGGAAATTGATGCGAATTCGGCTATGATTACAGACTTGGAAACTATTTTGGGAAATCAGATTTCTTGGTTGAATCCTCAAGACATAGAGACTATTACTGTTTTAAAGGATGCTTCTGCAACCGCAATTTATGGTTCAAAAGCTTCTAATGGTGTTATCGTGGTCACGACTAAAAAGGGAAAGGCCGATCGTTTGTCAATAAATTATTCTGGAAATTTCTCCGTGGGAACTCGTCCCAATTACGGACAATTTAATCTGATGAATTCTAAAGAGAGAATCCAGTTGTCGGAAGAAGCTTTTAATGATGGGGTATTTTATCTGGAAGAACCTTATAAGCAACCTTATACTTATGAAGGTGCTATGCGTATGTACCTGGCAGGGGAAATATCGCAGGATGAGTTTCTAGATCGTAAGGAACAGTTAGAAAAAGTAAATACAAATTGGTTGAAACTGTTAACTCGTGTTGCTTTTAGTCATAGTCATAATTTAAGTGTTTCCGGTGGAACCTCTAAATTTAATTATGTTGCTTCTGTTGGATTTAATCAAGCTGACGGACAAGAAATAGGTAATAGTAGTAAGAGAATGAGTGGACGTGTTTCTGTTGGTATGCAATTACATCCTAAAATGAGAGCCACTGTAAATATAAATGGTTCCGTTACTACTAATAAGGGATTTGCAAACGGGGTTAATCCTTTAGGATATGCAACATCTACAAGTCGGGCGATTGAGGCTTATGATGAGAATGGAGAGTACTCTTTTTATCGTAAAAAAGCATCTTATCGCTATAATACAAATACAGAATCTTTAGGATATAATATTTTGAATGAGATTGCAAATAGCGGATCAACTTCAGAGACTTCTCATCTTGCGGCATCTTTAGACTTTTCTTGGGATATTACGGATTGGTTAAAATATCAATTTACGGGAGGGTATAATCGGTCGATGAATACAAGTTCTGTTTATCGTTCAGAACGAACTTTTGCTGTGGCTAATGAGTATAGAGGTTATGATTTTAATACTGTGGAACCGGGAAGTCCTGAATTTAAGGCAGCTTTACTTCCTTTTGGTGGCGATTTGTTTACCACGGATGCTGTTCAAGATTCATACAATATTCAAAATAAGTTATTGATTTCTAAAACGTTTAATGAAGATCATCGTTTAAATGCATTGATCGGTATCGAAGTTCGTTCAGCAAAGAATGAAAGTATCGGAAACACGGTTTGGGGATATGTTCCTGATCGAGGGGAGAAAATTATGAAGCCAACTACAATTGATAAATTGGAACCTATTGGAGCAGCAAAACCGACTAATTTAGGAATCTTTGATGTATTATATTCTGGGCGTTGGAATAAAACGAATAAAACGGATAATTTCTTTTCTGTATTTGCAACATTGGCTTATTCATTAAAGAATCGCTATGTTTTGAACGTGAATGTGCGTAATGATGCTTCTAATCGTTTTGGGCAAGATGTGAACAATCGTGTGGATCCAACCTATTCTTTTGGTTTTTCTTGGAGAGTTTCTAGTGAACCTTTTATGGAAAATATATCTCGCTTTATTCATAACCTGAATTTTAAGGCGACTTATGGTATCCAAGGTAATGCGTTGGTGAAGTTGAGTCCTGAGTTGATATTGAAACAAGGAGGTGTGGCCACGACTTATAATCAGTATCAGGCTACTATATTGCGTATCCCTAATCCTGAATTATCATGGGAACGCACTCGTACATGGAATTTCGGTTTGGAATTAGGTTTATTTAATGCTGTGAATGTAAATATTGACTATTATCGGAGAAGGTCAAATGCTGTTGTCACTCAAGATTTGTCTTATGAATTTGGAGTGAAATCAATGGAAGTGAATGGAGGTATTATCTATAATAAAGGGCTCGAAGTTGTAGTGAATTTTACTCCGGTTAATAGGAAAAATTTTGGAGTAAGCGTAAGTATAAACTCTTCAAAAAACTGGAATACAACAGGTAAACCAATTGAAAATGTGACGATTAATAATTATCTGAGTGGAACAAGTAATATGGTTTTGAAAAAAGGTTATCCACTTGGAGCCATGTGGTCATTCTCTTATGCCGGTTTGAATCCGGAGGATGGACGACCGATGTTTAATTTGATGGATGTACCGGAAGAAGAACGGGATTCCAAAATAGATCCAACAACTTTTTTGGTGTATTCTGGGCAGAAAGATCCTTATTTTACAGGAGGACTTAATTTTGGAATTCGTTATAAATCATTGAACTTGAATTCTTCATTTGCATTACTTTTGGGTGGTAAAAAACGTTTACCTTCTCCTTATGCTAATTTTACAGGAGGGACTAAACTTCCGAATCCGGAAACTAATGTAAATAAGGATGTTGCCAAACGTTGGAAGAAACCGGGAGACGAAAAAGTAACTGATATTCCTGCTCTAATAAAAGGATTGAATTATAGTTTTACCCGACCGGATGGTCAGCCTCAAGATTATATTGCTGCTTGGGAACAATCTGATTACATGGTTGTGAATGCCTCTTTCTTGCGTTGTCGTCAAATTAGCTTGGCTTGGAACGTGGAACGTCGTTTATGTCAAAAAATTGGGGTCAATTCAATTTCTTTGAATGCTACGGTAAATAATATTTTCGTGATAGCTAGTAAACGTTTTAATGGTTTCGATCCGGAGGTTGATAACAGCGTTATGCCTCGAACATTTTCAGCAGGTATAAATATTGGATTTTAA
- a CDS encoding FecR family protein, giving the protein MTKKYIRIAELIYKDKIGNLTEQEKCELLAWLEESDFNRQIFDELAKGSSLSRSYDEYRNIHREQVWNAIEKQIVPQGRQLSLRWVGYAASVIILVVAGWFIFQMSDNKNVVQEGKKVARITPGTQKAILYLDNGEQVVLADNNTVVVEDSLSGRIEQVDKSLVYQTESTVKEERLNVLEIPNGGEFQVTLADGTKVCLNAGTKLTYPIAFVGKERRVRLEGEGYFEVKRDENKPFIVEINGMEVKVLGTSFNLRSFAADNRSTATLISGKIEVKTSSRRVELSPNQQADLWVGENKLDVREVDAAVYSAWTKGRFVFRRERLETILDDVSRWYNVTVFYEQSSAKDILFSGIMERYADISKTLEMLEKTGKVSFIIDEQKIIVRAK; this is encoded by the coding sequence ATGACTAAAAAATATATTCGAATAGCGGAATTGATTTATAAGGATAAAATCGGGAATCTTACCGAGCAAGAGAAGTGTGAGCTACTTGCTTGGTTGGAAGAATCTGATTTTAATCGGCAGATATTTGATGAATTAGCAAAAGGGAGTTCATTAAGTCGTAGTTACGATGAGTATCGGAATATTCATCGAGAACAAGTGTGGAATGCGATCGAAAAACAAATAGTCCCGCAGGGACGTCAATTGTCATTGCGATGGGTGGGATATGCGGCATCCGTAATAATATTAGTGGTTGCGGGATGGTTTATTTTCCAAATGTCAGATAACAAGAATGTCGTACAAGAGGGCAAAAAAGTGGCTCGAATTACACCGGGAACGCAAAAGGCGATATTGTATTTAGATAATGGTGAACAAGTCGTTTTGGCAGACAATAACACGGTGGTTGTAGAAGATAGTCTTTCCGGAAGAATAGAACAGGTAGATAAATCGTTAGTTTATCAAACAGAATCCACCGTGAAGGAAGAACGACTTAATGTGTTGGAAATTCCTAATGGGGGAGAATTCCAAGTGACATTGGCCGATGGAACTAAAGTGTGTTTGAATGCTGGAACGAAACTGACTTATCCGATAGCTTTCGTGGGAAAGGAACGGCGGGTCCGTTTGGAGGGGGAAGGTTATTTTGAGGTAAAGCGAGATGAGAACAAACCTTTTATCGTGGAGATAAATGGTATGGAAGTAAAAGTTTTGGGGACCTCCTTTAATTTGAGGTCTTTTGCGGCAGATAATCGTTCTACGGCGACGTTAATAAGCGGTAAAATTGAGGTGAAGACTTCCTCGCGACGTGTTGAACTTTCACCGAATCAGCAAGCGGATTTATGGGTAGGGGAGAATAAACTTGATGTGCGTGAAGTTGACGCGGCCGTTTATAGTGCTTGGACAAAAGGAAGATTCGTATTCCGACGGGAACGTTTAGAGACAATTCTGGATGATGTGTCTCGTTGGTATAATGTGACGGTATTTTATGAACAAAGTAGTGCGAAAGACATTCTTTTTTCCGGAATTATGGAACGGTACGCGGATATATCTAAAACATTGGAGATGTTGGAAAAAACAGGAAAAGTAAGTTTTATTATAGATGAACAGAAAATTATAGTACGAGCCAAGTAA
- a CDS encoding RNA polymerase sigma-70 factor, with the protein MNRNYCFTLINGTRLDFKQVFDQYFNSLVLFADRYLGEREESESLVQDAFLALWENRLEFPDELSVKAYLYSTVRNKALNVLKHRKIEQHYVNEILQDEDAELYYMRSVIEEEIRRLIFTAIDSLPEHCRKVCLLNLEGMDNQEIADELQVSLNTVKFHKKNAYKLLRDKLKDQFYLLFLI; encoded by the coding sequence ATGAACAGGAATTATTGTTTCACATTAATTAATGGGACACGGCTTGATTTCAAGCAAGTGTTTGATCAATATTTCAATTCCTTGGTTCTTTTTGCTGATCGTTATTTGGGAGAGCGAGAAGAGAGTGAATCTCTTGTGCAGGATGCTTTCCTTGCTTTGTGGGAAAATCGATTAGAGTTTCCGGATGAACTCTCCGTGAAGGCTTATTTGTATTCTACCGTACGTAATAAAGCTTTGAATGTGTTGAAGCATCGTAAAATTGAACAGCATTATGTGAATGAAATCCTTCAAGATGAGGATGCGGAGCTTTATTATATGAGATCGGTAATTGAAGAAGAAATACGTCGGTTAATTTTTACAGCCATTGATTCTTTGCCAGAGCATTGCAGAAAGGTGTGTCTGTTGAATTTGGAGGGGATGGATAATCAGGAAATTGCAGATGAGTTGCAGGTTTCTCTGAATACGGTGAAATTTCATAAAAAGAACGCTTACAAACTATTACGGGATAAGTTGAAAGATCAATTTTATCTTCTGTTTCTTATTTAG